One Curtobacterium herbarum genomic window carries:
- the rpsL gene encoding 30S ribosomal protein S12: MPTIQQLVRKGRTPKVVKTKAPALKANPQQRGVCTRVYTTTPKKPNSALRKVARVKLSNGTEVTAYIPGEGHNLQEHSMVLVRGGRVKDLPGVRYKIIRGALDTQAVKNRKQARSRYGAKKG; this comes from the coding sequence TTGCCTACCATCCAGCAGCTCGTTCGCAAGGGTCGCACGCCGAAGGTCGTCAAGACCAAGGCGCCGGCACTGAAGGCGAACCCCCAGCAGCGTGGCGTGTGCACCCGCGTGTACACCACCACCCCGAAGAAGCCGAACTCCGCCCTGCGCAAGGTCGCTCGTGTGAAGCTCTCGAACGGCACCGAGGTCACGGCCTACATCCCCGGTGAGGGCCACAACCTCCAGGAGCACTCGATGGTGCTCGTCCGCGGCGGTCGTGTGAAGGACCTCCCGGGTGTGCGCTACAAGATCATCCGCGGTGCCCTGGACACCCAGGCCGTCAAGAACCGTAAGCAGGCTCGTAGCCGCTACGGTGCGAAGAAGGGTTGA
- the rpsG gene encoding 30S ribosomal protein S7, with product MPRKGPAPKRPVVADPVYGAPVVSQLVNKILLDGKKGLAERIVYDALEGVSSKNGQDAVVTLKKALDNVRPTLEVRSRRVGGSTYQVPVEVKPHRANTLALRWLTSYAKGRREKTMTERLMNEILDASNGLGAAVKRREDTHKMAESNKAFAHYRW from the coding sequence ATGCCTCGTAAGGGTCCCGCCCCGAAACGCCCCGTCGTCGCCGATCCGGTCTACGGCGCCCCCGTCGTCAGCCAGCTCGTCAACAAGATCCTCCTCGACGGCAAGAAGGGCCTCGCCGAGCGCATCGTCTACGACGCGCTCGAAGGTGTCTCGTCGAAGAACGGCCAGGACGCCGTCGTCACGCTGAAGAAGGCGCTCGACAACGTCCGTCCGACCCTCGAGGTCCGCAGCCGCCGCGTCGGTGGCTCGACCTACCAGGTGCCCGTCGAGGTCAAGCCGCACCGCGCGAACACCCTCGCGCTCCGCTGGCTCACCTCGTACGCCAAGGGCCGTCGCGAGAAGACGATGACCGAGCGTCTCATGAACGAGATCCTCGACGCGTCGAACGGTCTCGGTGCCGCGGTCAAGCGCCGCGAGGACACCCACAAGATGGCCGAGTCGAACAAGGCCTTCGCGCACTACCGCTGGTAG
- the fusA gene encoding elongation factor G translates to MAQDVLTDLNKVRNIGIMAHIDAGKTTTTERILFYTGITHKIGEVHDGAATMDWMAQEQERGITITSAATTCFWDNNQINIIDTPGHVDFTVEVERSLRVLDGAVAVFDGKEGVEPQSETVWRQADKYNVPRICFVNKMDKLGADFYYTVDTIVNRLGAEPLVLQLPIGAESSFEGIVDLVEMRALTWRGDAKGDVEMGAKYTIEEIPADLADRAAEYREKLIERVAEADDVLMERYLDGDTDFSVAEIKAAIRALTVSSTLYPILCGSAFKNRGVQPMLDAVIDYLPSPLDVPPMIGHDVKDEEVEIIRKPESSEPFSALAFKVAVHPFFGRLTYVRVYSGHIDSGAQVINSTKGKKERIGKIFQMHSNKENPVDSVTAGHIYAVIGLKDTTTGDTLCDPSNQVVLESMTFPEPVIEVAIEPNTKADQEKLSVAIQKLAEEDPTFRVEQNAETGQTTIKGMGELHLDILVDRMKREFKVEANVGKPQVAYRETLTKVVERYDYTHKKQTGGSGQFAKVQIALEPMPVTAEKVYEFVNGVTGGRVPREYIPSVDAGIQDAMQVGVLAGFPTVGVKATLKDGAAHDVDSSEMAFKIAGSIAYKEAARKAGPVLLEPIMAVEVRTPEEYMGDVIGDLNSRRGQISEMTDASGVKVVRASVPLSEMFGYVGDLRSKTSGRAVFSMVFETYNEVPRNVADEIIQKSTGA, encoded by the coding sequence GTGGCACAGGACGTGCTCACCGACCTGAACAAGGTCCGCAACATCGGCATCATGGCGCACATCGATGCCGGCAAGACCACGACGACCGAGCGCATCCTGTTCTACACGGGCATCACGCACAAGATCGGTGAGGTCCACGACGGCGCTGCCACGATGGACTGGATGGCGCAGGAGCAGGAACGCGGCATCACGATCACGTCGGCCGCGACGACCTGCTTCTGGGACAACAACCAGATCAACATCATCGACACCCCGGGTCACGTGGACTTCACGGTCGAGGTGGAGCGTTCGCTCCGCGTCCTCGACGGTGCCGTCGCCGTCTTCGACGGCAAGGAGGGCGTCGAGCCCCAGTCCGAGACCGTGTGGCGTCAGGCGGACAAGTACAACGTCCCGCGCATCTGCTTCGTCAACAAGATGGACAAGCTCGGCGCTGACTTCTACTACACCGTCGACACCATCGTGAACCGCCTCGGCGCGGAGCCCCTCGTGCTCCAGCTGCCGATCGGTGCCGAGAGCTCCTTCGAGGGCATCGTCGACCTGGTCGAGATGCGTGCCCTGACGTGGCGCGGCGACGCCAAGGGTGACGTCGAGATGGGTGCGAAGTACACCATCGAGGAGATCCCGGCCGACCTGGCCGACCGTGCCGCCGAGTACCGCGAGAAGCTCATCGAGCGCGTGGCCGAGGCGGACGACGTCCTCATGGAGCGCTACCTCGACGGTGACACCGACTTCTCGGTCGCCGAGATCAAGGCGGCCATCCGTGCCCTCACGGTGAGCAGCACGCTCTACCCGATCCTCTGCGGCTCGGCGTTCAAGAACCGTGGCGTGCAGCCGATGCTCGACGCGGTCATCGACTACCTCCCCTCGCCCCTCGACGTCCCGCCGATGATCGGCCACGACGTCAAGGACGAAGAGGTCGAGATCATCCGCAAGCCGGAGTCCTCCGAGCCCTTCTCGGCGCTCGCGTTCAAGGTCGCGGTGCACCCGTTCTTCGGTCGCCTCACCTACGTCCGCGTGTACTCCGGTCACATCGACTCCGGTGCTCAGGTCATCAACTCGACCAAGGGCAAGAAGGAGCGCATCGGCAAGATCTTCCAGATGCACTCCAACAAGGAGAACCCGGTCGACTCGGTCACCGCCGGTCACATCTACGCGGTCATCGGCCTCAAGGACACGACCACGGGTGACACCCTGTGCGACCCGTCGAACCAGGTCGTCCTCGAGTCGATGACGTTCCCGGAGCCGGTCATCGAGGTCGCCATCGAGCCGAACACGAAGGCCGACCAGGAGAAGCTCTCGGTCGCCATCCAGAAGCTCGCTGAAGAGGACCCGACGTTCCGCGTCGAGCAGAACGCCGAGACCGGTCAGACGACGATCAAGGGCATGGGCGAGCTCCACCTCGACATCCTCGTCGACCGCATGAAGCGCGAGTTCAAGGTCGAGGCGAACGTCGGCAAGCCGCAGGTGGCCTACCGCGAGACCCTGACCAAGGTCGTCGAGCGCTACGACTACACCCACAAGAAGCAGACCGGTGGTTCCGGTCAGTTCGCGAAGGTGCAGATCGCGCTCGAGCCGATGCCCGTCACCGCCGAGAAGGTGTACGAGTTCGTGAACGGCGTGACCGGTGGTCGCGTCCCGCGCGAGTACATCCCCTCGGTCGACGCCGGCATCCAGGACGCGATGCAGGTCGGCGTGCTCGCCGGCTTCCCGACCGTCGGTGTCAAGGCGACCCTCAAGGACGGCGCGGCGCACGACGTCGACTCGTCCGAGATGGCGTTCAAGATCGCCGGCTCGATCGCGTACAAGGAAGCGGCTCGCAAGGCCGGTCCGGTGCTGCTCGAGCCGATCATGGCCGTCGAGGTCCGTACGCCCGAGGAGTACATGGGCGACGTCATCGGTGACCTGAACTCGCGTCGTGGGCAGATCTCCGAGATGACGGATGCGTCCGGCGTCAAGGTGGTCCGCGCAAGCGTCCCGCTGTCCGAGATGTTCGGCTACGTGGGCGACCTGCGCTCCAAGACCTCTGGACGTGCTGTCTTCTCCATGGTGTTCGAGACCTACAACGAGGTCCCGCGCAACGTGGCAGACGAGATCATCCAGAAGAGCACCGGGGCCTGA
- the tuf gene encoding elongation factor Tu — protein MAKAKFERTKPHVNIGTIGHVDHGKTTLTAAITKVLHDQYPDLNEARDFAQIDNAPEERQRGITINISHVEYQTEKRHYAHVDAPGHADYVKNMITGAAQMDGAILVVAATDGPMPQTREHVLLARQVGVPYIVVALNKSDMVDDEEILELVELEVRELLGSQEFDEDAPVVQVSALKALEGDEKWVKSVQDLMAAVDENVPDPVRATDQPFLMPIEDVFTITGRGTVVTGRVERGELDLNSEVEIVGIKATQKTTVTGIEMFRKLLDKAVAGDNTGLLIRGLKREDVERGQVVVKPGSVTPHTEFKANAYILNKEEGGRHNPFYANYRPQFYFRTTDVTGVITLPEGTEMVMPGDTVAMTVELIQPIAMEEGLRFAIREGGRTVGAGTVETIVK, from the coding sequence GTGGCCAAGGCCAAGTTCGAGCGGACCAAGCCGCACGTCAACATCGGAACCATCGGTCACGTCGACCACGGCAAGACCACGCTCACGGCGGCGATCACCAAGGTTCTGCACGACCAGTACCCGGACCTCAACGAGGCCCGCGACTTCGCGCAGATCGACAACGCTCCCGAAGAGCGCCAGCGCGGCATCACGATCAACATCTCGCACGTCGAGTACCAGACGGAGAAGCGCCACTACGCGCACGTCGACGCTCCTGGTCACGCCGACTACGTGAAGAACATGATCACCGGTGCGGCCCAGATGGACGGCGCGATCCTCGTGGTCGCCGCCACCGACGGCCCGATGCCCCAGACGCGTGAGCACGTGCTGCTCGCCCGCCAGGTCGGCGTCCCGTACATCGTCGTCGCGCTGAACAAGTCCGACATGGTGGACGACGAGGAGATCCTGGAGCTCGTCGAGCTCGAGGTCCGCGAGCTCCTCGGCTCGCAGGAGTTCGACGAGGACGCCCCCGTCGTGCAGGTCTCGGCGCTCAAGGCGCTCGAGGGCGACGAGAAGTGGGTCAAGTCCGTCCAGGACCTGATGGCCGCCGTCGACGAGAACGTCCCGGACCCGGTGCGCGCCACCGACCAGCCGTTCCTCATGCCGATCGAGGACGTCTTCACGATCACCGGTCGTGGCACCGTCGTCACCGGTCGCGTCGAGCGTGGCGAGCTGGACCTCAACTCCGAGGTCGAGATCGTCGGCATCAAGGCGACCCAGAAGACCACGGTCACGGGCATCGAGATGTTCCGCAAGCTGCTGGACAAGGCAGTCGCCGGTGACAACACCGGTCTGCTCATCCGTGGCCTCAAGCGCGAAGACGTCGAGCGCGGCCAGGTCGTCGTGAAGCCGGGTTCGGTCACGCCGCACACCGAGTTCAAGGCGAACGCGTACATCCTGAACAAGGAAGAGGGCGGTCGTCACAACCCGTTCTACGCGAACTACCGCCCGCAGTTCTACTTCCGCACCACGGACGTCACCGGCGTCATCACGCTGCCCGAGGGCACCGAGATGGTCATGCCCGGTGACACCGTCGCCATGACGGTCGAGCTGATCCAGCCGATCGCCATGGAAGAGGGCCTGCGTTTCGCCATCCGTGAGGGTGGCCGCACGGTCGGTGCCGGCACGGTCGAGACGATCGTCAAGTAA
- a CDS encoding DNA topoisomerase IB, giving the protein MTRLRRSSTKGRGYHRLRSGTGFSYKDPYGSTVSDPAVRKRLEDLVIPPAWDEVWISPYENGHILATGIDGAGRRQYMYHPSWRDRMDKIKYDRALGLAESLPGARRMVTQDLRRPEPDRRRALAAAFRMLDQGSLRVGSERYATEHGSHGLSTLLCTHAHVSGDDIELEFPGKSHQAWSSTIHDADLARVLVGMKRRGPNARLLSFRERRGDDWEPVTAEDINAYVKERAGEDFTAKDFRTLHGTVAAAVDLAETGVLSSQAKRKKAISHAVKAASEVLGNTPTVARQSYIDPRLLDAYEHGETIDPERLHAAESEVRALLYRQ; this is encoded by the coding sequence GTGACACGTCTCCGCCGTTCCTCGACCAAGGGTCGTGGGTACCACCGTCTCCGCAGCGGCACGGGTTTCTCGTACAAGGACCCGTACGGCTCGACCGTGTCCGACCCAGCGGTCCGGAAGCGGCTCGAGGACCTCGTGATCCCGCCGGCCTGGGACGAGGTCTGGATATCCCCGTACGAGAACGGGCACATCCTGGCGACCGGGATCGACGGTGCCGGACGCCGCCAGTACATGTACCACCCGTCCTGGCGTGACCGGATGGACAAGATCAAGTACGACCGCGCACTCGGGTTGGCCGAGTCGTTGCCCGGTGCCCGTCGGATGGTGACCCAGGACCTCCGCCGTCCGGAGCCCGACCGTCGCCGAGCGCTGGCCGCCGCGTTCCGGATGCTCGACCAGGGGTCGCTCCGCGTCGGGTCCGAGCGCTACGCCACCGAGCACGGCAGCCACGGCCTGTCCACGCTCCTGTGCACGCACGCCCACGTCTCGGGCGACGACATCGAGCTCGAGTTCCCCGGCAAGAGCCACCAGGCGTGGTCGTCGACGATCCACGACGCCGACCTGGCACGTGTCCTGGTCGGCATGAAGCGTCGGGGTCCGAACGCCCGCCTGCTCTCGTTCCGCGAGCGTCGCGGCGACGACTGGGAGCCGGTGACGGCCGAGGACATCAACGCGTACGTCAAGGAGCGCGCGGGGGAGGACTTCACCGCGAAGGACTTCCGGACACTGCACGGCACGGTCGCGGCTGCCGTGGACCTGGCCGAGACGGGAGTCCTGTCGAGCCAGGCGAAGCGGAAGAAGGCGATCTCCCATGCGGTCAAGGCCGCGAGCGAGGTCCTGGGCAACACACCGACCGTCGCCAGACAGAGTTACATCGACCCCAGGCTGCTCGACGCGTACGAACACGGCGAGACGATCGACCCCGAACGGCTGCACGCGGCCGAGTCCGAAGTCCGGGCGCTGCTCTACCGACAATGA
- a CDS encoding DarT ssDNA thymidine ADP-ribosyltransferase family protein: MTDECIHGFPIELCDICSPRQRDPEDIIKTPTPRRSRVTTSLRSTPSTPGGKVPAQVLPATRDFAALRAHHVTHIDNLAAIVAEGAVLASDQVTPVVDVSSAATREARGAATAPDGSSVAGHVPFTLSPDARRWDELRSGAEEDRWSDAARRTRATEFVVLVVPTTAFGASVILADTDADDPDVRFAVGPDAATNLLRRTDITDPSMHGVELLAGPRVPLSSVALVGVPNDRVRQQVKAVFAEQGGPAPRVAVFPPWFVPPLPED, from the coding sequence GTGACCGACGAGTGCATCCACGGTTTCCCCATCGAACTCTGCGACATCTGCTCCCCACGGCAGCGTGATCCGGAGGACATCATCAAGACCCCGACGCCGCGTCGGAGCCGCGTGACGACGTCGCTGCGGTCCACCCCGTCGACGCCCGGCGGCAAGGTCCCCGCGCAGGTGCTGCCGGCGACCCGCGACTTCGCGGCGCTGCGCGCCCACCACGTCACACACATCGACAACCTCGCCGCGATCGTCGCCGAGGGTGCCGTCCTGGCGTCCGACCAGGTGACGCCGGTCGTCGACGTCAGCTCCGCCGCCACCCGGGAGGCCCGTGGTGCGGCCACCGCACCCGACGGTTCCAGCGTGGCCGGCCACGTGCCGTTCACCCTCTCGCCGGACGCACGCCGCTGGGACGAGCTCCGCTCCGGCGCCGAGGAGGACCGCTGGTCGGACGCAGCCCGGCGCACGCGGGCGACCGAGTTCGTCGTCCTGGTGGTCCCCACGACCGCATTCGGAGCGTCCGTGATCCTGGCGGACACCGACGCGGACGACCCGGACGTGCGGTTCGCCGTCGGCCCGGACGCGGCGACCAACCTGCTCCGTCGTACCGACATCACCGACCCGTCGATGCACGGCGTGGAGCTGCTCGCCGGCCCGCGTGTGCCGCTGTCGTCGGTCGCCCTGGTCGGCGTGCCGAACGACCGGGTCCGCCAGCAGGTGAAGGCGGTGTTCGCCGAACAGGGCGGTCCCGCGCCGCGCGTCGCGGTGTTCCCGCCGTGGTTCGTCCCGCCGCTGCCCGAGGACTGA
- a CDS encoding TrmH family RNA methyltransferase, whose amino-acid sequence MPDLDVLADPSDPAVQRLSDLAKPARGTVRTAIVEDQEPLVQALRAGVRFVEVYGESTREFPGDLAALCAELGVTVRLVEPAVLTKVFRSEKRPKVFGVANIPAPARFSALAEGTGDVLVLDGVKIVGNIGAIVRTAVGLGARGVVLVDSDLPTIADRRVVRASRGHVFSLPVLLETRERVARWLGESGLRVVDVDMDGSLSPESLGALEGDVALLLGAEKTGASDVLQDLAADTVSVPIDSRVESLNVSVVAGIVLYARSRRSA is encoded by the coding sequence ATGCCCGATCTCGATGTGCTCGCCGACCCCTCCGACCCGGCCGTCCAGCGGCTCAGCGACCTCGCCAAGCCCGCGCGCGGCACGGTCCGGACCGCGATCGTCGAGGACCAGGAACCGCTTGTGCAGGCCCTCCGTGCCGGTGTCCGGTTCGTCGAGGTCTACGGCGAGTCCACGCGGGAGTTCCCGGGCGACCTGGCTGCCCTCTGCGCCGAGCTCGGCGTGACCGTGCGGCTCGTCGAGCCGGCCGTGCTGACCAAGGTGTTCCGCAGTGAGAAGCGGCCGAAGGTCTTCGGGGTCGCGAACATCCCGGCACCCGCGCGGTTCTCCGCGCTGGCCGAGGGCACGGGCGACGTGCTGGTCCTGGACGGGGTGAAGATCGTCGGCAACATCGGCGCCATCGTCCGCACCGCCGTCGGTCTCGGCGCACGCGGGGTCGTCCTGGTCGACAGCGACCTGCCGACCATCGCCGACCGGCGCGTCGTCCGGGCGAGCCGGGGCCACGTGTTCTCGCTGCCCGTGCTGCTCGAGACCCGGGAGCGGGTCGCCCGGTGGCTCGGCGAGTCCGGACTGCGGGTGGTCGACGTGGACATGGACGGGTCGCTGTCGCCCGAGTCGCTCGGCGCACTCGAGGGCGACGTCGCGCTGCTGCTCGGCGCGGAGAAGACCGGCGCGTCCGACGTGCTGCAGGACCTCGCGGCGGACACCGTCTCGGTCCCCATCGACAGTCGGGTCGAGTCGCTCAACGTGTCGGTCGTCGCCGGCATCGTCCTCTACGCCCGCAGCCGCCGCAGCGCCTGA
- the rpsJ gene encoding 30S ribosomal protein S10, translating to MAGQKIRIRLKSYDHEVIDTSARKIVDTVTRAGATVVGPVPLPTEKNVIPVIRSPHKYKDSREHFEKRTHKRVIDIVDPTPKAVDSLMRLDLPADVNIEIKL from the coding sequence ATGGCGGGACAGAAGATCCGCATCCGGCTCAAGTCGTACGACCACGAGGTCATCGACACGTCGGCCCGGAAGATCGTCGACACGGTGACCCGTGCCGGTGCAACTGTGGTCGGCCCGGTGCCGCTCCCCACCGAGAAGAACGTGATCCCCGTGATCCGTTCCCCTCACAAGTACAAGGACTCGCGCGAGCACTTCGAGAAGCGCACGCACAAGCGGGTCATCGACATCGTCGACCCGACGCCGAAGGCCGTCGACTCGCTCATGCGTCTCGACCTCCCGGCCGACGTCAACATCGAGATCAAGCTGTAA
- the rplC gene encoding 50S ribosomal protein L3 — MANSTKTVKGLLGKKLGMTQVWDENNKFIPVTVIEVGPNVVTQIRNIERDGYEAIQIAAGQIDPRKVNKPAAGHFEAAGVTPRRTLTEIRTNDSAEYSLGQELTVDTFEAGQKVDVVGTSKGKGFAGVMKRHNFAGVSASHGSHRNHRKPGSIGASSTPSRVFKGMRMAGRMGGDRVTVLNLTVHAVDAEKGLLLVKGAVPGARGRSVFVRTAVKGK, encoded by the coding sequence ATGGCGAACTCAACCAAGACCGTCAAGGGCCTCCTCGGCAAGAAGCTCGGGATGACCCAGGTGTGGGACGAGAACAACAAGTTCATCCCCGTCACCGTGATCGAGGTCGGCCCGAACGTGGTCACCCAGATCCGCAACATCGAGCGCGACGGCTACGAGGCGATCCAGATCGCCGCGGGCCAGATCGACCCCCGCAAGGTGAACAAGCCGGCCGCTGGCCACTTCGAGGCCGCCGGTGTCACGCCGCGTCGCACCCTCACCGAGATCCGCACGAACGACTCCGCGGAGTACTCGCTCGGTCAGGAGCTGACCGTCGACACGTTCGAGGCCGGCCAGAAGGTCGACGTCGTCGGCACCAGCAAGGGCAAGGGCTTCGCCGGTGTCATGAAGCGTCACAACTTCGCCGGTGTCTCCGCCTCGCACGGTTCGCACCGCAACCACCGCAAGCCCGGTTCGATCGGCGCCTCCTCGACCCCGTCGCGTGTCTTCAAGGGCATGCGCATGGCCGGTCGTATGGGTGGCGACCGCGTGACCGTCCTCAACCTCACGGTCCACGCCGTCGACGCCGAGAAGGGTCTGCTGCTCGTCAAGGGCGCCGTCCCCGGTGCTCGTGGCCGTTCCGTCTTCGTCCGCACCGCCGTGAAGGGTAAGTGA
- the rplD gene encoding 50S ribosomal protein L4 has protein sequence MATTTATTIDVLDASGVKSGSVELPAAIFDVETNVPLIHQVVTAQLAAARQGTHKTKNRGEVRGSGRKPFKQKGTGRARQGSVRAPEHTGGGVVHGPTPRDYSQRTPKKMIAAALLGSLSDRARGGRISAVEGFVEAELPSTKTARTLLEKVAPVKHVLIVLESGDELTLKSVRNLPNVHALSYGQLNAYDVLRADAVVFSKSALDAFIASKTAKEITA, from the coding sequence ATGGCCACCACGACCGCAACCACGATCGACGTCCTCGACGCCTCGGGCGTGAAGTCCGGCTCCGTCGAGCTCCCCGCAGCGATCTTCGACGTCGAGACCAACGTCCCGCTCATCCACCAGGTCGTCACCGCGCAGCTCGCCGCCGCGCGTCAGGGCACCCACAAGACCAAGAACCGTGGCGAAGTCCGCGGTTCCGGTCGCAAGCCGTTCAAGCAGAAGGGCACCGGCCGCGCCCGTCAGGGTTCGGTCCGCGCTCCGGAGCACACCGGTGGTGGCGTCGTCCACGGACCGACCCCGCGTGACTACTCGCAGCGCACCCCGAAGAAGATGATCGCCGCAGCTCTGCTCGGCTCGCTCTCGGACCGCGCCCGCGGTGGCCGCATCTCCGCCGTGGAGGGCTTCGTCGAGGCAGAACTGCCGTCGACCAAGACCGCTCGCACGCTGCTGGAGAAGGTCGCACCCGTCAAGCACGTCCTCATCGTGCTCGAGTCGGGCGACGAGCTGACGCTGAAGAGCGTCCGCAACCTGCCGAACGTCCACGCGCTCTCGTACGGCCAGCTGAACGCCTACGACGTCCTCCGTGCGGACGCCGTCGTCTTCAGCAAGAGCGCCCTTGACGCCTTCATCGCGTCGAAGACCGCGAAGGAGATCACCGCATGA
- the rplW gene encoding 50S ribosomal protein L23: MSGFNKDPRDIIISPVVSEKSYGLIDQGKYTFLVDPRANKTEIKLAIEKIFDVKVAGINTLNRPGKTRRTKFGIGKRKDTKRAIVTLKSGSIDIFTAVG; encoded by the coding sequence ATGAGCGGCTTCAACAAGGACCCGCGCGACATCATCATCTCGCCGGTCGTGTCGGAGAAGAGCTACGGCCTCATCGACCAGGGCAAGTACACGTTCCTCGTGGACCCCCGTGCGAACAAGACCGAGATCAAGCTCGCGATCGAGAAGATCTTCGACGTCAAGGTCGCCGGCATCAACACGCTGAACCGTCCGGGCAAGACCCGCCGGACCAAGTTCGGGATCGGCAAGCGCAAGGACACCAAGCGCGCCATCGTGACGCTCAAGTCCGGTTCGATCGACATCTTCACGGCTGTCGGCTGA
- the rplB gene encoding 50S ribosomal protein L2, which yields MAIRNYKPTTPGRRGSSVSDFAEITRSTPEKSLLRPLPKTGGRNSSGRITTRHIGGGHKRQYRVIDFRRADKDGVDAKVAHIEYDPNRTARIALLHFVDGTKRYIIAPNKLKQGDVVETGPGADIKPGNNLPLRNIPVGTVVHAIELRPGGGAKLARSAGASVRLVAKDGPYAQLRLPSGEVRNVDARCRATIGEVGNAEQSNINWGKAGRMRWKGVRPTVRGVAMNPVDHPHGGGEGKTSGGRHPVSPWGQAEGRTRKPNKPSDKLIVRRRNAGKKRK from the coding sequence ATGGCTATTCGTAACTACAAGCCCACGACCCCTGGTCGTCGCGGCTCCTCGGTCTCCGACTTCGCCGAGATCACTCGTTCGACCCCGGAGAAGTCCCTGCTCCGTCCGCTGCCGAAGACCGGTGGCCGGAACAGCTCGGGTCGCATCACGACGCGTCACATCGGTGGTGGCCACAAGCGCCAGTACCGCGTGATCGACTTCCGCCGTGCCGACAAGGACGGTGTCGACGCCAAGGTCGCACACATCGAGTACGACCCGAACCGCACGGCGCGCATCGCGCTCCTGCACTTCGTGGACGGCACCAAGCGCTACATCATCGCGCCGAACAAGCTCAAGCAGGGCGACGTCGTCGAGACGGGCCCCGGCGCTGACATCAAGCCCGGCAACAACCTGCCGCTGCGCAACATCCCCGTGGGTACGGTCGTGCACGCGATCGAGCTCCGCCCCGGTGGCGGCGCCAAGCTCGCCCGCTCTGCCGGCGCCTCGGTGCGTCTCGTTGCCAAGGACGGCCCCTACGCGCAGCTCCGCCTGCCGTCGGGTGAAGTCCGCAACGTCGACGCCCGCTGCCGCGCCACGATCGGCGAGGTCGGCAACGCCGAGCAGTCGAACATCAACTGGGGCAAGGCCGGCCGCATGCGCTGGAAGGGCGTCCGCCCGACCGTGCGTGGTGTCGCGATGAACCCGGTCGACCACCCGCACGGTGGTGGTGAAGGCAAGACCTCCGGTGGCCGTCACCCGGTCAGCCCGTGGGGCCAGGCCGAGGGTCGCACGCGCAAGCCGAACAAGCCGAGCGACAAGCTCATCGTCCGTCGCCGTAACGCCGGCAAGAAGCGCAAGTAG
- the rpsS gene encoding 30S ribosomal protein S19 produces MPRSLKKGPFVDEHLLRKVVTQNEANTKNVIRTWSRRSMIVPNMLGHTIAVHDGRKHIPVFVTESMVGHKLGEFAPTRTFRGHVKDDKKGRRR; encoded by the coding sequence ATGCCACGCAGTCTGAAGAAGGGCCCCTTCGTCGACGAGCACCTGCTCCGCAAGGTCGTCACGCAGAACGAGGCCAACACCAAGAACGTGATCCGCACCTGGTCGCGACGGTCGATGATCGTCCCGAACATGCTCGGTCACACCATCGCGGTGCACGACGGTCGGAAGCACATCCCGGTCTTCGTCACCGAGTCGATGGTCGGTCACAAGCTCGGCGAGTTCGCGCCGACCCGCACCTTCCGCGGCCACGTGAAGGACGACAAGAAGGGCCGTCGCCGCTAA
- the rplV gene encoding 50S ribosomal protein L22, with the protein MVESIARVRHIRVTPQKARRVIQLIRGKQAHEALAILKFAPQGASEPVYKLVASAIANARVKADSTNSFLDERDLYVSSVFVDEGTTLKRFQPRAQGRAFRINKRTSHITVVLATPDEAEAAATSKKASK; encoded by the coding sequence ATGGTGGAGTCGATCGCACGCGTGCGACACATCCGCGTCACGCCTCAGAAGGCCCGTCGCGTCATCCAGCTGATCCGCGGCAAGCAGGCCCACGAGGCGCTCGCCATCCTGAAGTTCGCCCCCCAGGGCGCTTCGGAGCCCGTGTACAAGCTGGTCGCCTCGGCGATCGCGAACGCACGGGTCAAGGCGGACTCGACGAACAGCTTCCTCGACGAACGCGACCTCTACGTGAGCAGCGTCTTCGTCGACGAGGGCACGACCCTGAAGCGGTTCCAGCCGCGCGCCCAGGGCCGCGCCTTCCGCATCAACAAGCGCACGAGCCACATCACGGTCGTCCTCGCGACGCCGGATGAGGCCGAGGCTGCCGCGACGAGCAAGAAGGCGAGCAAGTAA